A single window of Fischerella sp. PCC 9605 DNA harbors:
- a CDS encoding ArsR/SmtB family transcription factor, with product MKQTLPVPPEVVQQVAEYFSLLSEPMRLRLLHLLRDEEKCVQELVEATQTSQANVSKHLKVMWQAGILSRRSEGTCAYYRVEDDMIFELCNRVCDRLASRLEQQARNFRVLNGKS from the coding sequence ATGAAACAAACGTTGCCTGTACCGCCAGAAGTTGTGCAACAAGTAGCTGAATACTTCAGCCTGTTGAGTGAACCGATGCGCCTGCGGTTGTTGCATTTATTGCGGGATGAAGAAAAATGCGTGCAAGAATTGGTAGAGGCAACCCAGACGTCTCAAGCAAATGTGTCCAAGCACTTAAAAGTAATGTGGCAAGCGGGAATTCTCAGTCGCCGCAGCGAAGGGACTTGCGCCTACTACCGGGTGGAAGATGACATGATTTTTGAATTATGTAACCGAGTTTGCGATCGCCTTGCCAGTAGATTAGAACAACAAGCCCGCAATTTTCGTGTGTTGAATGGTAAATCGTGA
- the efp gene encoding elongation factor P, with protein sequence MISSNDFRPGVSIVLDGSVWRVVEFLHVKPGKGSAFVRTKLKNVQTGNTVERTFRAGETVPQATLEKSTMQHTYKDGEEYVFMDMETYEEGRLSAAQIGDRVKYLKEGMEANVVRWGDQVLEVELPNSVVLEVVQTDPGVKGDTATGGSKPATLETGAVVMVPLFITQGERIRIDTRNDTYLGRE encoded by the coding sequence ATGATCTCCAGTAACGACTTTCGACCTGGTGTCTCAATTGTTTTAGATGGATCTGTGTGGCGCGTAGTGGAATTCCTCCATGTGAAGCCGGGAAAAGGCTCAGCGTTTGTGCGGACAAAATTGAAAAATGTCCAGACTGGCAACACAGTAGAAAGAACATTCCGGGCGGGGGAAACTGTACCGCAAGCTACTCTAGAAAAAAGCACCATGCAACATACCTATAAAGACGGTGAGGAATACGTCTTTATGGATATGGAAACCTACGAAGAAGGCAGATTAAGTGCAGCTCAAATTGGCGATCGCGTCAAATACCTTAAAGAAGGTATGGAAGCCAACGTCGTTCGCTGGGGCGACCAAGTGCTAGAAGTGGAACTGCCCAACTCTGTTGTCTTAGAAGTGGTGCAAACAGATCCTGGTGTCAAAGGTGACACTGCTACGGGTGGTAGTAAACCTGCAACGCTAGAAACTGGCGCAGTTGTAATGGTTCCTCTGTTTATTACCCAAGGGGAACGTATCCGCATTGACACCCGTAATGATACATATCTTGGCAGGGAGTAA
- the accB gene encoding acetyl-CoA carboxylase biotin carboxyl carrier protein, with translation MPLDFNEIRQLLTTIAQTDITEVTLKSDDFEITVRKAVSTTPGTLPATGGTPSAVVDSGLTSFAPIAPPVVSTPRHEITVDRPVEVPIAAGVHSSVTPSPLEHKKFIEVTSPMVGTFYRAPAPSEPSFVEVGDRIRSGQTVCIIEAMKLMNEIEAEVSGQVMEILVQNGEPVEYGQPLMRINPD, from the coding sequence GTGCCGTTGGACTTTAATGAAATTCGCCAGTTGTTGACAACAATTGCACAAACAGACATTACAGAAGTAACGCTTAAAAGCGACGATTTTGAAATCACAGTACGTAAAGCTGTTAGCACCACTCCAGGAACATTACCAGCAACCGGAGGAACACCCAGTGCGGTCGTTGATTCAGGGTTGACATCATTTGCACCAATAGCGCCGCCAGTAGTATCTACTCCCAGACATGAAATCACTGTCGATCGCCCTGTGGAAGTACCGATCGCCGCAGGGGTACACTCAAGCGTGACTCCCTCACCGCTTGAGCACAAAAAATTTATAGAAGTAACCTCCCCAATGGTGGGAACCTTTTATCGCGCCCCAGCCCCGAGTGAACCGTCTTTTGTGGAGGTGGGCGATCGCATCCGTAGTGGTCAAACAGTGTGTATCATTGAAGCCATGAAGCTGATGAATGAAATCGAAGCCGAAGTATCAGGGCAGGTGATGGAAATTCTCGTTCAAAATGGCGAACCTGTAGAATATGGTCAACCTTTGATGCGAATTAATCCAGATTAA
- a CDS encoding LmeA family phospholipid-binding protein — MEFLTILISGLLGLVVPVGLVIDQTAENAIRSQFAGVEQLQVRVDNVPSHQLLQGKVEKVQIAGRSLQLKQQDLRIAVLELETDEIEFDPSSIRQKLPKLKQPLQAGVRLVLTEQDINKLLQSPEFINSLGKFNQGGSSKSQSSVAAKLVNPKVEFLANNRFFFQVELHNQGQEKPLLVQVNAGLGIVGGRQVQLIDPVVSIDGVEFPPDFINFVLSDINQQLDLRNLEGDGLQMRILKLEMKPGKLEIAAFLRLEPSSKFLETRRS; from the coding sequence ATGGAATTTCTAACAATCCTCATATCTGGCTTGCTGGGTTTAGTTGTCCCTGTCGGACTAGTAATCGATCAGACTGCTGAAAATGCCATCCGTTCACAGTTTGCTGGAGTAGAACAACTACAAGTGCGAGTTGACAATGTTCCTAGCCATCAATTGCTGCAAGGTAAGGTAGAAAAAGTACAAATAGCAGGACGTTCTTTGCAATTAAAACAACAAGATCTCCGCATTGCAGTTTTAGAATTGGAAACCGATGAAATTGAATTTGACCCAAGTAGTATTAGGCAAAAATTACCTAAATTAAAACAACCGTTACAGGCTGGAGTGCGTTTAGTTTTAACTGAGCAAGATATCAACAAACTTTTACAGTCACCGGAATTTATCAATAGTTTGGGAAAGTTTAATCAAGGGGGTTCTTCTAAATCTCAATCTTCGGTTGCTGCTAAGTTAGTCAATCCTAAAGTAGAATTTTTAGCCAATAATCGGTTTTTTTTCCAAGTAGAATTACACAATCAAGGACAGGAAAAACCTCTGTTAGTCCAAGTCAATGCTGGATTGGGTATAGTTGGTGGTAGACAAGTTCAACTAATTGACCCAGTAGTGTCAATAGATGGGGTAGAATTTCCACCTGATTTTATCAATTTTGTACTTAGTGATATAAATCAGCAATTGGATCTACGTAATTTGGAAGGTGACGGATTACAAATGCGAATTCTAAAATTGGAGATGAAACCAGGGAAATTAGAAATTGCGGCATTTTTAAGACTAGAGCCATCTTCTAAATTTTTAGAAACTCGTCGTTCTTAG
- a CDS encoding Uma2 family endonuclease gives MTITTAKRFTITEYDRLAELGFFSEDDRVELIKGEIIYMVAKGKAHSTLNRRLIRELSILLSTRATLQSQDPVIISTDSEPEPDVAILQNRADDYLSAHPCPSDILLLIEIADFSLKYDQEVKLPLYAEAGIADYWIFNLVANYLEYYSEPYQDLQGKFGYRKKVIFLPNESVNLPCFPDLVLDLSKVFPQKMQ, from the coding sequence ATGACTATAACCACCGCCAAACGCTTTACTATAACTGAATACGACCGTTTAGCAGAACTCGGATTCTTCAGTGAAGATGACCGAGTTGAGCTAATTAAAGGAGAAATTATCTACATGGTAGCCAAAGGAAAAGCACATTCAACTTTGAATAGACGGTTGATAAGAGAATTATCAATACTGCTTAGTACTCGTGCTACTTTACAAAGTCAAGATCCTGTGATTATATCCACAGATAGCGAACCTGAACCCGATGTAGCAATTCTCCAAAATCGCGCTGATGATTATCTCAGCGCTCATCCCTGTCCATCTGATATTTTACTTTTAATTGAGATAGCTGATTTCTCTTTGAAATATGACCAAGAGGTTAAATTACCACTTTATGCAGAAGCAGGTATTGCTGATTACTGGATATTTAATTTAGTAGCAAATTATCTAGAATATTACAGCGAACCTTATCAAGATTTGCAAGGTAAATTTGGTTATCGCAAAAAGGTAATTTTTCTGCCCAATGAATCAGTTAATTTACCTTGTTTTCCTGATTTAGTTCTGGATTTATCTAAGGTTTTTCCCCAAAAGATGCAGTAG
- a CDS encoding GerMN domain-containing protein — translation MSQQQGSKRVSSGVIAAISAAVVVVGGGVGWLTWNSTQNSVQPNRVQPSNPQVGNEQMAEVYWLQDTGTSFKLVPQSVQVQAQRNQPNQFLAAAFQRLLEGPTEGSGSSTIPQGTKLLGIEAQDNSVRVNLSGEFTSGGGSASMQGRVGQVVYTATSLNPNAQVYINVDGKPLEVLGGEGLELEQPLTRKSFNENFQP, via the coding sequence ATGAGTCAGCAACAAGGATCTAAGCGGGTTTCTTCGGGTGTAATTGCAGCTATCTCAGCAGCAGTTGTGGTGGTAGGAGGTGGGGTGGGTTGGTTAACTTGGAATTCCACCCAGAACTCAGTCCAACCAAACCGTGTTCAGCCGAGTAACCCACAGGTAGGGAATGAACAAATGGCTGAAGTCTATTGGCTGCAAGATACTGGCACAAGTTTTAAGCTGGTTCCCCAATCAGTTCAAGTTCAAGCACAACGTAATCAGCCCAACCAATTTTTAGCAGCAGCATTCCAACGCTTGTTAGAAGGGCCAACAGAAGGAAGTGGTTCCAGCACAATTCCACAAGGAACAAAATTACTAGGTATAGAAGCTCAAGATAATAGTGTGCGTGTTAATTTATCTGGAGAATTTACCAGTGGCGGAGGAAGCGCTTCAATGCAAGGACGTGTAGGCCAGGTTGTCTATACTGCCACGAGTTTAAATCCCAATGCCCAGGTGTATATTAATGTAGATGGGAAACCCTTAGAAGTTTTGGGTGGCGAAGGTTTGGAATTAGAACAGCCACTCACACGTAAAAGCTTTAATGAAAATTTTCAACCTTAG
- a CDS encoding proline--tRNA ligase, whose product MRLSQMLFVTLRDDPADAEIPSHKLLLRAGYIRRIGSGIYAYLPLMWRVLQKVSQIVREEMNATGAQECLLPQLQPADLWRESGRWDTYTKAEGIMFALIDRREQELALGPTHEEVITTIARDMIRSYRQLPLHLYQIQTKFRDEIRPRFGLMRGREFIMKDGYSFNADEESLKKTYQDMYQAYSNMLRRSGLAFRAVEADSGAIGGSGSTEFMVLAEAGEDEVLYTEDGQYAANVEKAVSLPADAEPSSFTTYEKRETPGTETIEKLCDFLKCSPTQVVKNVLYEAVYDNGMTVLVLVSIRGDQEVNEIKLQNELTKLASQYGAKTILKLAVPDADAQKKWTAKSLPLGYIAPDIADDYIQRQQGENQFHPKFLRLVDKTAVDLKNFVTGANESGYHVVGANWEEQFSLPKLTVDIRKARPGDRAMHNPEQTLKSARGIEVGHIFQLGTKYSQAMGATYTNEQGEEKPLIMGCYGVGVSRLAQAAVEQSYDKDGIIWPVAIAPYHAIVTIPNINDAQQVEIAEKLYTELNQAGIETLLDDRNERAGVKFKDADLIGIPYRIVTGRAIANGKIEVVERQSRNTQEIPITEVVSTLKGWISQATGNGE is encoded by the coding sequence ATGCGACTGTCACAAATGTTATTTGTCACACTTCGGGACGATCCGGCCGATGCCGAAATTCCCAGCCATAAATTATTACTCCGTGCAGGTTATATTCGTCGCATCGGTAGCGGTATATACGCTTATCTCCCGCTGATGTGGCGGGTATTGCAAAAAGTCTCCCAGATTGTCCGGGAAGAAATGAACGCCACTGGTGCCCAAGAATGTCTCTTACCTCAATTACAGCCAGCGGATTTATGGCGCGAATCTGGCAGATGGGATACTTATACAAAAGCTGAGGGTATAATGTTTGCCCTCATCGATCGCCGCGAACAAGAATTAGCATTGGGGCCGACTCACGAGGAAGTCATCACCACGATCGCTCGTGATATGATTCGCTCTTACCGTCAACTGCCGTTGCACCTCTACCAAATTCAAACCAAGTTCCGTGATGAAATTCGTCCCCGCTTTGGTTTGATGCGCGGACGAGAATTCATTATGAAGGATGGCTACTCTTTCAATGCCGATGAAGAAAGCCTGAAAAAAACTTATCAGGATATGTACCAAGCCTACAGCAATATGCTGCGGCGCTCTGGTTTGGCTTTTCGTGCTGTCGAAGCTGATTCTGGTGCAATCGGCGGTTCTGGTTCGACAGAATTTATGGTACTGGCGGAAGCTGGTGAAGATGAAGTTCTCTACACCGAAGATGGACAATACGCCGCCAATGTGGAAAAAGCTGTATCTTTACCCGCTGATGCCGAACCTTCCTCGTTTACAACCTATGAAAAACGAGAGACTCCGGGAACCGAGACAATTGAAAAACTCTGTGATTTCTTGAAATGTTCCCCCACCCAAGTTGTGAAAAACGTCCTCTACGAGGCAGTTTATGATAACGGCATGACAGTACTGGTACTGGTAAGTATTCGAGGCGATCAGGAAGTTAACGAAATCAAGTTGCAAAATGAATTGACAAAACTAGCTTCACAATATGGTGCGAAGACGATTCTCAAGTTAGCAGTGCCAGATGCAGATGCACAGAAAAAATGGACAGCTAAATCTTTACCTTTGGGTTACATTGCGCCTGATATTGCAGATGATTACATTCAACGCCAGCAGGGAGAAAACCAATTCCATCCGAAGTTTTTGCGCTTGGTAGATAAAACCGCAGTTGATTTAAAAAACTTTGTGACGGGTGCGAATGAATCTGGCTATCACGTAGTTGGTGCCAATTGGGAGGAGCAATTTAGCTTACCAAAGTTAACAGTGGATATACGCAAAGCGAGACCAGGCGATCGCGCCATGCATAACCCAGAACAAACTTTAAAAAGTGCTCGTGGAATTGAAGTAGGTCATATCTTCCAGTTAGGTACGAAGTATTCCCAAGCGATGGGAGCAACTTACACCAACGAACAAGGTGAAGAAAAACCTTTAATCATGGGTTGTTATGGTGTGGGAGTTTCGCGACTGGCACAAGCAGCGGTAGAGCAATCCTACGATAAAGATGGGATTATTTGGCCTGTGGCGATCGCACCCTATCACGCCATTGTGACGATTCCTAACATTAACGACGCTCAACAAGTGGAAATCGCTGAAAAACTTTATACAGAACTCAACCAAGCCGGAATTGAAACCCTACTTGATGACCGCAACGAACGGGCAGGAGTAAAATTCAAAGATGCAGATTTGATCGGCATACCCTACAGAATTGTCACCGGACGAGCGATCGCTAATGGCAAAATCGAAGTAGTTGAACGGCAAAGCCGTAATACTCAGGAAATTCCGATTACTGAAGTTGTATCTACTCTTAAAGGGTGGATCTCTCAAGCAACAGGGAATGGGGAATAG
- a CDS encoding glycerol acyltransferase: MPDLLNQAQPPLEFISPKFNPLVLQVIQLGLPSWLHWKAAISQIEADNVDILVDLYRQFQEGKIRFLIAFRHPQATDPLCLGYLLSQLVPRVARQQGVSLQRPIHAHFIYDRGIPLWAGAYVGWIASNLGATPIQRGKADWTGLRSARELFANGRFPMAAAPEGVTNGLSEIVNPLEPGIAQFGFWCAEDLHKAGRDEQVLILPIGIQYSYVESPWSAIANLLSELEADSGLPVVETRHGASLQESLYPRLLRLAERLLSLMEQFYTRFYHQKLPVVETRNFASLQTEDVNEIIGARLQVLLDVVLQVAEQYFYLQPKGNFNDRCRRVEQAGWNYIFREDFKDIKALSLLERALGDRIAEEANLRMWHMRLVESLVAVTGSYVREKPTAERFAETTLLISDVVTRIKGGNPFQRPLLGKQRAKIIVGEPLSVSERYPVYKASRHGARQAVADLTKDLQQAMESLVVKGG; this comes from the coding sequence TTGCCTGATTTGCTGAATCAAGCACAACCACCCCTGGAGTTTATCTCACCAAAGTTTAACCCCTTGGTTTTACAAGTCATTCAGCTAGGGCTACCCAGCTGGTTACATTGGAAAGCAGCGATTAGCCAAATTGAAGCAGACAACGTAGACATTTTGGTAGATCTCTATCGTCAGTTTCAAGAGGGAAAAATTCGTTTTTTGATCGCATTTCGCCATCCTCAAGCTACAGATCCGCTTTGCTTGGGCTACTTGCTTTCTCAACTCGTGCCAAGAGTAGCACGGCAGCAGGGAGTATCGCTACAGCGTCCAATTCATGCCCATTTTATCTACGATCGCGGTATTCCTTTGTGGGCTGGTGCTTACGTTGGCTGGATCGCTTCTAATTTGGGTGCTACACCAATCCAAAGGGGTAAGGCAGACTGGACGGGTTTGCGATCGGCGCGTGAGTTGTTTGCCAATGGACGCTTCCCGATGGCCGCAGCACCAGAAGGTGTCACTAACGGACTTTCGGAGATTGTTAACCCACTCGAACCTGGGATCGCCCAATTTGGCTTTTGGTGCGCTGAAGACTTGCACAAAGCTGGACGAGATGAACAGGTTTTAATTTTACCAATCGGAATTCAATATAGTTACGTTGAATCTCCTTGGAGTGCGATCGCTAATTTGTTAAGTGAATTAGAAGCCGATAGTGGTTTACCAGTTGTAGAGACGCGCCATGGCGCGTCTCTACAAGAGTCCTTGTATCCTCGCTTATTGCGTTTGGCAGAACGCTTGCTATCCTTAATGGAACAGTTTTATACGCGGTTTTATCATCAAAAACTGCCAGTTGTAGAGACGCGAAATTTCGCGTCTCTACAAACCGAAGATGTGAATGAGATAATAGGTGCTCGTTTACAGGTACTTTTGGATGTAGTTTTACAAGTAGCAGAGCAGTATTTTTACTTGCAACCTAAAGGAAATTTTAATGACCGCTGTCGCCGAGTAGAACAGGCAGGCTGGAATTATATTTTTAGAGAAGATTTTAAAGATATTAAAGCACTATCACTTTTAGAAAGAGCGTTAGGCGATCGCATTGCCGAAGAAGCAAATTTACGGATGTGGCACATGCGGTTAGTAGAAAGTTTAGTTGCTGTCACAGGCAGTTACGTGCGTGAAAAACCTACTGCCGAAAGGTTTGCCGAAACAACTTTGTTGATATCGGATGTGGTAACTCGGATTAAAGGTGGCAACCCATTTCAGCGTCCACTATTGGGTAAGCAACGGGCGAAAATAATTGTAGGTGAACCGCTATCTGTTTCAGAACGTTATCCAGTTTATAAAGCGAGTCGTCATGGTGCTAGGCAAGCCGTTGCTGACTTGACGAAAGACTTGCAGCAGGCAATGGAAAGTTTAGTTGTGAAGGGAGGGTGA